In a genomic window of Sphingomonas lutea:
- the msrB gene encoding peptide-methionine (R)-S-oxide reductase MsrB, with the protein MDKIEKSDAEWRAELTPEQYRVLREGGTEAPWSGELLGLKDDGAFRCAACGEPLFDSADKYDSGSGWPSFTAPMRDEAVSEHHDHSHGMTRTEVRCARCDGHLGHVFPDGPGPEGLRYCINSASLAFDKAAQE; encoded by the coding sequence ATGGACAAGATCGAGAAGAGCGACGCCGAGTGGCGCGCGGAGTTGACCCCCGAGCAATATCGCGTGCTGCGCGAGGGCGGGACCGAGGCGCCGTGGAGCGGCGAATTGCTGGGCCTGAAGGATGATGGTGCCTTCCGCTGCGCGGCGTGCGGCGAGCCGCTGTTCGACAGCGCCGACAAATATGACAGCGGCAGCGGCTGGCCGAGCTTCACCGCGCCGATGCGCGACGAGGCGGTGAGCGAACATCACGACCACAGTCACGGCATGACACGGACCGAGGTCCGCTGCGCCAGGTGCGACGGCCACTTGGGGCACGTCTTTCCCGACGGCCCGGGCCCCGAAGGGCTGCGCTATTGCATCAATTCCGCCAGCCTGGCTTTCGACAAGGCCGCACAAGAATAG